A window of the Bacteroidia bacterium genome harbors these coding sequences:
- a CDS encoding IscS subfamily cysteine desulfurase, translating into MVKFPIYLDNNATTRVDDRVLEAMLPYFTQKYGNSASRNHVFGWEAEDAVDYARTQVAKLIGADEKEIIFTSGATEANNLAIKGVADMYAKKGDHIITVITEHKSVLDTCYRLEKQGKKITFLPVKPDGLIDLDTLKAAITPKTILISVMFANNEIGVIQPIAEIAAIARSHGILFHTDATQAAGKIPVDVEALKIDLLSYSAHKIYGPKGVGALYVRRKNPRVKVTAQIDGGGHERGMRSGTLNVPGIVGFGKAAEICHADMESEMVRLAELRDYLDQNLTQIEASCINGNPKHRLPGVTNISFKFVEGEGLLMGIKDIAVSSGSACTSASLEPSYVLKSLGLSDEIAHSSIRFGIGRFNTKEEIEVTIEKVKQAVTQLRSLSPLWEMYQEGIDLSKVQWPHHH; encoded by the coding sequence ATGGTAAAGTTTCCCATTTATTTAGACAATAACGCTACCACTCGTGTAGATGACCGGGTACTGGAAGCGATGCTACCCTATTTTACCCAGAAATACGGTAATTCAGCGAGCCGAAACCATGTTTTTGGCTGGGAAGCAGAGGACGCTGTGGATTATGCACGAACCCAAGTTGCAAAACTAATCGGCGCAGATGAAAAAGAAATTATTTTTACATCCGGAGCAACAGAGGCTAATAACTTAGCTATAAAAGGGGTGGCAGATATGTATGCCAAAAAAGGAGACCATATCATAACGGTAATAACCGAACATAAATCTGTTCTTGATACCTGCTATCGCTTAGAAAAACAAGGGAAGAAAATAACCTTTTTACCGGTAAAACCTGATGGCTTAATAGATTTAGATACATTAAAGGCAGCCATTACCCCAAAAACTATTTTAATATCGGTTATGTTTGCCAATAACGAAATTGGCGTTATCCAGCCGATAGCAGAAATTGCTGCGATAGCACGCAGTCATGGTATTTTATTTCATACAGATGCGACCCAAGCTGCCGGCAAAATCCCAGTGGACGTTGAAGCGTTAAAAATAGACTTACTTTCATATTCTGCTCATAAGATATATGGCCCCAAGGGTGTTGGTGCTTTATATGTACGCCGTAAAAATCCTCGTGTGAAAGTAACTGCCCAGATAGACGGTGGCGGCCATGAGCGCGGTATGCGTAGCGGAACCCTAAATGTACCCGGCATAGTAGGATTCGGTAAAGCCGCCGAAATATGCCACGCCGATATGGAAAGCGAAATGGTACGCTTAGCCGAACTAAGAGACTACTTAGACCAAAACTTGACACAAATAGAGGCTTCCTGCATTAATGGAAACCCCAAGCACCGCTTGCCCGGCGTAACCAACATTAGCTTTAAATTCGTAGAAGGCGAAGGACTACTGATGGGAATTAAAGACATAGCCGTATCATCCGGCTCTGCCTGCACCTCCGCATCCCTTGAACCTTCTTATGTACTAAAAAGTTTAGGATTATCTGACGAAATCGCCCACTCTTCAATCCGGTTCGGAATCGGAAGATTTAACACCAAAGAAGAAATCGAAGTAACCATCGAAAAAGTAAAGCAAGCG
- a CDS encoding M15 family metallopeptidase: MKLPLFRLAVTLLAFNFNLYPCESQITKPNKYGARVIDDIEQYKKTVKAYPYKSMVDLGSFIPNIVIDLKYATDKNLMRKPLYKDKTAYVRFPVALKLWQVQEELEELGYGLKVWDAYRPYFVTVEMYQKLNKNFVAHPKYGSIHNRGCAVDITIIDLATGKELEMPTSHDQFSFRASHKCNYVSPKAVKNRELLRNIMIKHSFVPLEHEWWHYDFKLWRKYELLNLSFEELRESE, from the coding sequence TTGAAACTGCCGTTATTCCGGTTAGCGGTAACCCTTTTAGCATTTAATTTTAATCTTTACCCCTGCGAAAGCCAAATTACCAAACCCAATAAATATGGTGCCCGCGTAATAGATGATATTGAACAATACAAAAAAACAGTTAAAGCATATCCCTACAAATCAATGGTAGATTTAGGAAGTTTTATTCCCAATATTGTTATTGATTTAAAATATGCTACTGATAAAAATCTGATGCGCAAGCCTTTGTATAAAGACAAAACGGCTTATGTTCGCTTTCCGGTAGCCTTAAAATTATGGCAGGTACAAGAAGAGTTAGAAGAATTAGGTTATGGCCTAAAAGTGTGGGACGCATACAGACCCTATTTTGTAACCGTAGAAATGTACCAAAAATTAAATAAAAATTTTGTAGCTCATCCAAAGTACGGCTCAATCCACAATCGAGGGTGTGCTGTAGATATAACAATTATAGACTTAGCTACCGGAAAAGAACTCGAAATGCCTACCTCTCATGACCAATTTTCTTTTCGGGCAAGCCATAAATGTAATTATGTTTCCCCAAAAGCTGTTAAAAATAGAGAACTACTTAGAAATATAATGATAAAACACTCGTTTGTTCCCTTAGAACATGAATGGTGGCATTATGATTTCAAACTCTGGCGCAAATACGAACTCCTTAATCTGAGTTTTGAAGAGTTAAGAGAATCCGAATAA
- a CDS encoding metallophosphoesterase, producing MNRRSFLVNTAILSVSLPFIGFAKDTSKTVTILHTNDTHSRIDPFPDDGRLYGGLGGVARRAALIAAIRKTTDNVLLLDAGDVFQGTPYFNYFGGELDYKLMSAMKYDATTLGNHDFDAGLAGLKKQLPYAKFPHLIANYSFEQTPLAGAFIPHKIFTKNQIKIGVFGLGIEMNGLVSQNLFQQTTYLEPLQVAQEQVKILRKQGTHLIICLSHLGFEYPTQKVSDKKLADQVSGIDIIIGGHTHTFLEKPFLHTRSDGSVCVINQVGWAGINLGKIDVIFSQNHKTISGFETAVIPVSGNPFSI from the coding sequence GTGAATAGGCGTAGTTTTTTAGTAAATACTGCTATATTATCGGTATCTTTGCCGTTCATAGGTTTTGCAAAGGATACTTCTAAAACGGTTACAATACTGCACACAAATGACACTCATTCGCGTATAGATCCGTTTCCTGATGATGGTCGTTTATACGGAGGGTTAGGCGGAGTGGCTCGCCGTGCCGCTTTAATCGCAGCTATCCGAAAAACAACCGATAATGTACTGTTATTAGATGCCGGGGATGTATTTCAAGGAACACCTTACTTTAACTATTTCGGTGGAGAATTGGATTACAAGCTGATGTCTGCGATGAAATATGACGCAACGACCTTAGGTAACCATGACTTTGATGCCGGTTTAGCCGGCCTAAAAAAGCAACTTCCGTATGCAAAGTTTCCACATTTAATCGCTAATTATTCCTTTGAGCAAACACCCCTCGCCGGCGCGTTTATTCCGCATAAGATTTTTACCAAAAATCAAATTAAAATTGGTGTTTTTGGGCTGGGAATAGAAATGAATGGCTTGGTATCCCAAAATCTATTTCAACAAACTACCTATTTAGAGCCGTTGCAGGTTGCTCAAGAACAGGTAAAAATACTGCGCAAGCAAGGCACTCATCTCATTATTTGTCTATCACATCTTGGCTTTGAATATCCTACTCAAAAAGTTTCCGATAAAAAATTGGCAGATCAAGTATCTGGAATTGATATTATCATTGGAGGGCACACCCACACATTTTTGGAAAAACCATTTCTGCATACCCGTTCTGACGGTTCTGTCTGCGTTATCAACCAAGTTGGCTGGGCAGGAATTAATTTGGGAAAAATTGATGTCATTTTTTCCCAAAATCACAAAACTATTTCCGGTTTTGAAACTGCCGTTATTCCGGTTAGCGGTAACCCTTTTAGCATTTAA
- a CDS encoding NlpC/P60 family protein, whose amino-acid sequence MQQNIVGVRWLFYILVLALFQGCFSGKNSRSNLPIDEVAVDMDISTPKAKRKKSGRNTAPSVVHHEKATTPKTPPATAKEVKPPSNTPTAGNQNIKVEKLLTTARSYLGTPYKPGGITRTGVDCSGFVMVSFREIGVTLPRTSREQSEFGEVIHRHELRPGDLIFFATGKTGTVGHSGLVLERNQQTIRFIHAANTGVRIDELSSDYWNQRYLKARRVFQ is encoded by the coding sequence ATGCAACAAAATATTGTTGGAGTAAGATGGCTTTTCTATATTTTAGTTTTGGCTTTATTTCAGGGCTGTTTTTCGGGTAAAAATTCTCGGAGTAATTTACCGATAGATGAAGTTGCGGTAGATATGGATATTTCTACCCCAAAGGCAAAACGCAAAAAGTCTGGGCGTAATACGGCTCCGTCGGTGGTTCACCATGAAAAAGCTACTACTCCTAAAACCCCGCCGGCTACCGCCAAAGAGGTAAAACCACCAAGCAACACACCTACGGCAGGAAACCAAAATATTAAGGTAGAAAAACTACTCACTACTGCTCGTTCTTATCTGGGTACTCCCTATAAACCCGGCGGAATTACCCGAACGGGTGTGGATTGTTCCGGCTTTGTGATGGTTAGTTTTCGGGAAATTGGGGTTACTTTACCCAGAACTTCACGTGAACAAAGTGAATTTGGAGAGGTCATTCACCGGCATGAGCTTCGTCCCGGAGATTTAATATTTTTTGCGACCGGAAAAACCGGTACCGTAGGGCATAGTGGTCTCGTGCTGGAAAGAAACCAACAAACAATACGATTTATTCACGCCGCCAATACCGGTGTTAGAATAGACGAACTATCGTCAGATTATTGGAATCAAAGATATTTGAAGGCAAGGCGAGTATTTCAATAA
- the fsa gene encoding fructose-6-phosphate aldolase, whose translation MKLFLDTANLEEITTASSLGVLDGVTTNPSLMAKEGITAVDSHYSRICELVDGDVSAEVIATGYAGILQEGRHYARLHPNIVVKVPMIPAGIQAIKTFSEEGIKTNCTLVFSPQQALMAAKAGATYVSPFLGRLEDEYGAKAAETVIQDICSIFKRYSFKTQVLAASIRNIDHVRMCAIAGADVATIPYKVFQALMLHPLTDRGLDIFLRDYAKLNDQTTS comes from the coding sequence ATGAAACTTTTTTTAGATACTGCGAATCTTGAAGAGATTACAACTGCTTCTTCCTTAGGTGTTTTAGATGGTGTAACCACCAATCCTTCTTTGATGGCTAAGGAAGGGATTACGGCTGTTGATAGCCATTATTCACGGATTTGTGAGTTAGTTGATGGTGATGTTAGCGCAGAAGTTATTGCTACGGGTTATGCAGGTATTTTGCAAGAAGGCCGCCATTACGCACGATTACATCCAAATATTGTGGTAAAAGTCCCGATGATCCCTGCCGGTATTCAAGCAATTAAAACATTTTCAGAAGAGGGAATCAAGACAAACTGTACCTTGGTATTTTCTCCACAGCAAGCTTTAATGGCGGCAAAAGCCGGAGCTACTTATGTAAGCCCATTCTTAGGCCGTCTTGAAGACGAATATGGAGCAAAAGCAGCCGAAACCGTTATCCAAGATATTTGCAGTATTTTTAAACGCTATTCATTTAAGACTCAGGTACTTGCAGCAAGTATCCGAAATATAGACCATGTTCGTATGTGTGCTATAGCCGGTGCAGATGTAGCTACTATACCCTATAAAGTTTTTCAAGCCCTGATGCTGCACCCCCTCACAGATAGAGGGTTAGATATATTCCTGAGAGATTACGCTAAACTCAATGACCAAACTACCTCATAA